In Microbacterium enclense, one genomic interval encodes:
- a CDS encoding acyltransferase: MTTVRAAITQTTWTGDKESMLDKHEQFARDAAAAGAQVVCFQELFYGPYFGITQDQKYYRYAEPVDGPIVQRFAALAKELGLVSVLPIYEEAQTGVYYNTSVLVDADGTVLGSYRKNHIPHLEKFWEKFYFRPGNLGYPVFDTAVGKVGMYICYDRHFPEGWRELGLNGAHMVFNPNATKPGLSNRLWEVEGPCAAVANGYFVLQPNRVGREDNEYGDDAVSFYGTSQVIDPRGNHVGAVGSSEHEDVLIRDLDMDLVQQMRDDWQFYRDRRPDTYGEIVEA, encoded by the coding sequence ATGACGACGGTGCGAGCGGCCATCACGCAGACGACGTGGACCGGCGACAAGGAATCGATGCTCGACAAGCACGAGCAGTTCGCGCGCGACGCAGCCGCCGCGGGGGCGCAGGTCGTCTGCTTCCAGGAGCTGTTCTACGGCCCCTACTTCGGCATCACGCAGGACCAGAAGTACTACCGCTATGCCGAGCCGGTCGACGGGCCCATCGTGCAGCGCTTCGCGGCGCTCGCGAAAGAGCTCGGTCTCGTGTCGGTGCTGCCCATCTACGAAGAGGCCCAGACGGGCGTCTACTACAACACCTCGGTGCTCGTCGACGCCGACGGCACGGTGCTCGGCAGCTACCGCAAGAACCACATCCCCCACCTCGAGAAGTTCTGGGAGAAGTTCTACTTCCGCCCCGGCAACCTCGGCTACCCCGTCTTCGACACGGCCGTCGGCAAGGTGGGCATGTACATCTGCTACGACCGCCACTTCCCCGAGGGGTGGCGCGAGCTGGGCCTCAACGGCGCGCACATGGTCTTCAACCCCAATGCGACCAAGCCCGGCCTCTCGAACCGGCTGTGGGAGGTCGAGGGTCCCTGCGCCGCCGTCGCCAACGGCTACTTCGTGCTGCAGCCCAACCGCGTGGGCCGCGAGGACAACGAATACGGCGACGACGCCGTGTCGTTCTACGGCACGAGCCAGGTCATCGACCCCCGCGGCAACCACGTCGGTGCCGTCGGCTCGTCCGAGCACGAGGACGTGCTCATCCGCGACCTCGACATGGATCTCGTGCAGCAGATGCGCGACGACTGGCAGTTCTACCGCGACCGTCGGCCCGACACCTACGGCGAGATCGTGGAGGCCTGA
- a CDS encoding AAA family ATPase, with the protein MTRGDEWLHDPRPVQRVKLFRDAPVEQGAWPASIPAVAQFLEVAAGDGWEFGPGVTFLVGENGSGKSTLIEGIAEAAGLPAEGGSTNGGGETRRTESPLGEWLRIERSPRAPRWGFFLRAETMHSYYSWRDDLGGPAPSLHEMSHGESFNSLLDEVLDHERYVAGLACLDEPEAALSFSSTLRWLASLDRMRSRGTQVICATHSPVLAALPGAAILELGEWGIRESAWEDLDLVRLHRGFLEAPGRYLRHLLE; encoded by the coding sequence GTGACGCGCGGCGACGAGTGGCTCCACGACCCGCGTCCGGTGCAGCGGGTGAAGCTGTTCCGCGACGCTCCCGTCGAGCAGGGTGCGTGGCCGGCGAGCATCCCGGCGGTCGCGCAGTTCCTCGAGGTCGCGGCCGGCGACGGGTGGGAGTTCGGCCCCGGGGTGACCTTCCTCGTCGGCGAGAACGGCTCCGGCAAATCGACGCTGATCGAGGGCATCGCGGAAGCGGCCGGACTCCCGGCCGAGGGCGGGTCGACGAACGGCGGGGGCGAGACCCGGCGCACCGAGAGCCCGCTGGGCGAGTGGCTGCGCATCGAGCGGAGTCCCCGCGCCCCGCGATGGGGCTTCTTCCTCCGCGCAGAGACGATGCACAGCTACTACTCGTGGCGCGACGATCTCGGCGGCCCGGCGCCCAGCCTGCACGAGATGAGTCACGGCGAGTCGTTCAACAGCCTCCTCGACGAGGTGCTCGACCACGAGCGCTACGTCGCCGGCCTGGCGTGCCTCGACGAGCCCGAGGCCGCGCTGTCGTTCTCGTCCACCCTGCGCTGGCTGGCATCCCTCGATCGCATGCGCTCCCGCGGCACGCAGGTGATCTGCGCCACGCACTCCCCCGTGCTGGCCGCGCTGCCGGGGGCCGCGATCCTCGAGCTCGGCGAGTGGGGCATCCGCGAGAGCGCCTGGGAGGATCTGGATCTGGTGCGGTTGCACCGCGGCTTCCTGGAGGCCCCGGGGAGGTATCTGCGGCACCTGCTGGAGTGA
- a CDS encoding ABC transporter permease subunit, producing MTDQVLTPGSTEVVGEERMPRAPRATRGRAAAVRVGWGVAGVAAVIAIWELYKLLGPADGVTVGSDGSAGSGVILLPRTHDRAMPHVWDMVARMFAPTSGGDTPALIVSVGEAAATTLGLAALGWLIGVIVGSLLGIAMQRWRLVEAGLLPWIIVSQIVPLIAFAPVVNALGTQIDRSGFPWPQWFSVALIASYLAFFPVAVGMLRGLETPDQLHLDLLRASSAGWWQTLVRLRLPAAVPHLLPALRLAAASAVVGAVVAEVSIGPRGGIGRMLIQLAGQASSDPAAPWAPTFGTVVMGLVAAGGVALVGVALHRFRRGEDTA from the coding sequence GTGACGGACCAGGTCCTCACTCCCGGCAGCACCGAGGTCGTCGGCGAGGAGCGGATGCCACGGGCACCCCGCGCCACGCGCGGGCGCGCCGCGGCGGTCCGGGTCGGCTGGGGGGTCGCGGGCGTGGCCGCTGTCATCGCGATCTGGGAGCTGTACAAACTGCTCGGACCCGCTGACGGCGTGACCGTCGGCAGCGACGGCTCCGCCGGATCGGGCGTGATCCTGCTCCCCCGCACCCACGATCGCGCGATGCCGCACGTGTGGGACATGGTCGCGCGGATGTTCGCTCCGACCAGCGGGGGCGACACCCCCGCACTGATCGTCTCGGTCGGCGAGGCGGCCGCCACGACGCTGGGCCTCGCCGCACTGGGCTGGCTCATCGGGGTCATCGTGGGCTCGCTGCTCGGGATCGCGATGCAGCGCTGGCGGCTCGTCGAGGCGGGGCTCCTGCCCTGGATCATCGTCAGCCAGATCGTGCCGCTGATCGCTTTCGCGCCCGTCGTCAATGCGCTGGGCACGCAGATCGACCGTTCGGGCTTCCCCTGGCCGCAGTGGTTCTCGGTCGCTCTCATCGCGTCGTACCTGGCGTTCTTCCCCGTCGCGGTGGGCATGCTCCGCGGACTCGAGACTCCCGACCAGCTCCACCTCGACCTCCTGCGTGCGAGCTCCGCCGGGTGGTGGCAGACGCTCGTCCGCCTACGCCTTCCCGCCGCGGTACCGCACCTGCTTCCGGCACTCCGGCTCGCCGCGGCATCCGCCGTCGTCGGCGCCGTCGTCGCCGAGGTGTCGATCGGTCCCCGGGGCGGTATCGGCCGCATGCTCATCCAACTCGCGGGTCAGGCGTCGTCCGATCCCGCCGCCCCCTGGGCTCCCACCTTCGGCACCGTCGTCATGGGACTCGTCGCCGCCGGGGGCGTCGCGCTCGTGGGCGTCGCCCTTCATCGTTTCCGTCGCGGGGAGGACACCGCATGA
- a CDS encoding ABC transporter ATP-binding protein, with the protein MTTDTITTAVRARGLGKVFPSAGGEVVALTGVDLDIASGEFVSLIGPSGCGKSTLLRLIADLDTATSGDLTLSGKTARQARLDQDYGIAFQQAGLLPWRTVAANIALPLELHRWSRARRDARVADLAELVGLTDFVARYPDQLSGGMQQRVAIARALAASPRLLLMDEPFGALDEMTRERLQSELARIAAETGATVVFVTHSIPEAVFLSDRVVVMSPRPGRITDIIDTRPGRARDELLRESPEYFSRVTAVREALHGSPVNRANER; encoded by the coding sequence ATGACCACCGACACCATCACGACCGCCGTTCGCGCCCGCGGCCTGGGCAAGGTGTTCCCCAGCGCCGGCGGCGAGGTCGTCGCGCTGACCGGCGTCGACCTCGACATCGCCTCCGGCGAGTTCGTCTCGCTGATCGGCCCCTCGGGATGCGGCAAATCGACGTTGCTCCGTCTCATCGCCGACCTCGACACCGCGACCAGCGGCGACCTGACGCTCTCGGGCAAGACAGCCCGCCAGGCTCGTCTCGACCAGGACTACGGGATCGCCTTCCAACAGGCGGGGCTCCTCCCGTGGCGGACGGTCGCGGCGAACATCGCCCTCCCGCTCGAGCTTCATCGGTGGTCCCGCGCCCGCCGCGACGCGCGCGTCGCGGACCTCGCCGAGCTGGTCGGGCTCACCGACTTCGTCGCACGCTACCCCGACCAACTCTCCGGCGGCATGCAGCAGCGCGTCGCGATCGCCCGCGCCCTCGCGGCCTCGCCGAGACTGCTGCTGATGGACGAGCCGTTCGGCGCCCTCGACGAGATGACCCGCGAGCGCTTGCAGTCCGAGCTCGCGCGGATCGCCGCCGAAACCGGGGCGACGGTCGTCTTCGTCACGCACTCGATCCCCGAGGCCGTCTTCCTCTCGGACCGCGTCGTCGTGATGAGCCCGCGCCCGGGACGCATCACCGACATCATCGACACCCGGCCCGGCAGAGCGCGCGATGAGCTCCTGCGCGAGTCGCCCGAGTACTTCTCCCGCGTCACCGCGGTTCGCGAAGCGCTGCACGGCTCCCCCGTGAACCGGGCGAACGAGCGATGA
- a CDS encoding ABC transporter permease subunit, whose translation MTAARLPGWARLAAPVVVGIAGLAAWYAFVASGNAPRMLPDPFAVAAEFGERFGLIAEAAGITGTNALVGLVAGSLIAVLLAALAATWRPVDGMTAPLVAALAVVPIVALTPIFNTMFGASSQFGRQAVAGIAAFVPVFVNTLRGLRQTRPVQRDFFRATAASGGQTFLRLTLPTALPYLVTGVRVAASLAVISALVAEYFGGPADGIGTAIATYAKSGRAALAWAFVGGGIVIGLLFFLVTSVLERVVARRLGAGRPSS comes from the coding sequence ATGACGGCCGCTCGACTGCCCGGGTGGGCGCGCCTGGCCGCGCCGGTGGTCGTCGGCATCGCCGGGCTCGCCGCCTGGTACGCCTTCGTCGCCTCCGGGAACGCACCGAGGATGCTGCCCGACCCGTTCGCGGTGGCCGCCGAGTTCGGCGAGCGCTTTGGCCTCATCGCGGAAGCCGCGGGGATCACGGGAACGAACGCCCTCGTCGGACTCGTCGCCGGCAGCCTCATCGCGGTCCTGCTGGCCGCCCTGGCCGCCACCTGGCGGCCCGTCGACGGCATGACCGCTCCCCTGGTGGCGGCCCTCGCGGTCGTGCCGATCGTCGCGCTCACGCCCATCTTCAACACCATGTTCGGAGCGTCGAGCCAGTTCGGTCGCCAAGCCGTCGCCGGCATCGCCGCGTTCGTCCCGGTGTTCGTCAACACTCTTCGGGGCCTGCGGCAGACCCGCCCCGTCCAGCGCGACTTCTTCCGCGCGACCGCGGCGAGCGGCGGCCAGACCTTTCTCCGGCTCACGCTCCCCACCGCGCTGCCCTACCTCGTCACGGGCGTGCGGGTCGCGGCATCCCTCGCGGTCATCTCGGCCCTCGTCGCCGAATACTTCGGAGGGCCGGCCGACGGGATCGGCACCGCGATCGCCACCTACGCCAAGTCGGGACGCGCCGCCCTCGCCTGGGCCTTCGTGGGCGGCGGCATCGTGATCGGCCTCCTCTTCTTCCTCGTCACCTCGGTTCTCGAACGCGTCGTCGCGCGCCGGCTCGGCGCCGGACGCCCGTCGAGCTGA
- a CDS encoding aminotransferase class I/II-fold pyridoxal phosphate-dependent enzyme, producing MLAPDTLVERTAAGLAAEIARLVSEGTLPPGDRLPTVRQVAAALEVSTGTVATAWRALADAGVVTSRGRAGTFVRSERREWLSPRVRGLSAPAVGAPVSVPPGLGDGRRGPASAGLDLSLGTPDPAMLPSLERALAHARPRADTGRYHDLPVLPELHELLREQWPVRGVEAITVVDGAFDGISRAVEQVVRFGDRVAVESPGFPYIFDLVEATGGVPLPLESDRDGVLPSSLARALAQRPSTLVLQPRAQNPTGASMSFERARRLADVLLTVPGGTRVTVIEDDHSALIASAPPVTLALWIPGQVVHVRGFSKSHGPDLRIAALGGPAEIVERIIRRRMLGPGWTSRLLQAILLELLTDPRSIAPVRTARLIYRDRLDRLAAGLRRLGVDVGEPDGINLWMPVRDERAALVHLAAEGIAVAAGTPFVVDVPTEAGVADGGASVGGWVRVTGGSVVENVRLVAEALARAAVAAPVS from the coding sequence ATGCTGGCGCCCGACACCCTCGTCGAACGCACCGCCGCGGGACTCGCCGCGGAGATCGCGCGATTGGTCAGCGAGGGCACGCTCCCGCCCGGTGACCGGCTCCCCACCGTGCGTCAGGTCGCCGCCGCCCTCGAGGTCTCGACCGGCACCGTCGCGACCGCGTGGCGTGCCCTCGCGGATGCCGGGGTCGTCACTTCACGCGGGAGGGCGGGAACGTTCGTCCGGTCGGAGCGGCGGGAGTGGCTGAGCCCGCGCGTCCGAGGACTCTCCGCCCCCGCCGTCGGCGCCCCGGTGTCCGTCCCGCCGGGGCTTGGAGACGGACGGCGGGGTCCGGCATCCGCCGGTCTGGACCTGTCTCTGGGGACGCCCGACCCCGCGATGCTCCCCTCGCTCGAACGGGCGCTCGCCCACGCGCGTCCCCGCGCCGACACCGGGCGTTACCACGATCTGCCGGTGCTGCCCGAGTTGCACGAGCTCCTGCGGGAGCAGTGGCCCGTGCGGGGGGTCGAGGCGATCACCGTGGTGGACGGGGCGTTCGACGGGATCTCCCGCGCCGTCGAGCAGGTCGTGCGGTTCGGCGACCGGGTGGCGGTGGAGTCGCCCGGGTTCCCCTACATCTTCGACCTCGTCGAGGCGACCGGAGGGGTGCCGCTCCCGCTCGAGAGCGACCGGGACGGCGTCCTTCCCTCCTCCCTCGCCCGCGCCCTGGCCCAGCGGCCCTCGACGCTCGTACTCCAGCCGCGCGCGCAGAACCCGACGGGGGCGTCGATGTCGTTCGAGCGCGCGCGGCGCCTCGCCGACGTGTTGCTCACGGTGCCCGGCGGTACCCGGGTGACGGTGATCGAAGACGACCACTCCGCGCTCATCGCTTCGGCTCCACCCGTGACGCTCGCACTCTGGATCCCCGGGCAGGTCGTACACGTGCGCGGATTCTCCAAGTCGCACGGACCCGATCTGCGGATCGCCGCCCTCGGCGGCCCCGCGGAGATCGTCGAACGCATCATCCGCCGCCGCATGCTGGGCCCGGGGTGGACGTCGCGACTGCTGCAGGCGATCCTGCTCGAGTTGCTCACGGACCCGCGCTCGATCGCGCCGGTGCGCACCGCCCGTCTGATCTACCGGGACCGCCTCGACCGCCTCGCCGCGGGGCTCCGCCGCCTGGGTGTCGACGTCGGCGAGCCGGACGGCATCAACCTGTGGATGCCGGTACGCGACGAACGCGCCGCCCTCGTGCACCTCGCGGCCGAGGGGATCGCGGTGGCTGCCGGGACCCCGTTCGTCGTGGACGTGCCGACAGAGGCGGGCGTCGCGGACGGTGGAGCGAGTGTCGGCGGGTGGGTCCGGGTCACCGGGGGATCGGTGGTCGAGAACGTGCGCCTCGTCGCCGAGGCGCTCGCGCGAGCGGCCGTCGCCGCGCCTGTTTCGTGA
- a CDS encoding aldo/keto reductase, with translation MTVPSVQLNDGNSIPQLGYGVFLVPADDAERAVSEALEVGYRHIDTAAIYKNEEGVGRAIAASGIPRDELFVTTKLWNDRHDGDEPLAAIDESLQKLQLDAVDLYLVHWPTPKKDNYVHAWQKLIEIRDAGKTRSIGVSNFLVPHLERIVAETGVTPAVNQVELHPALSQREIAAWGAEHDMHIESWGPLGQGKYDLFEIPAVKDAAEAHGKSPAQAVLRWHIQHGFIVFPKSVRRERLEENFALFDFELTADEMAAIDAVDPGDDSGRVGTHPDDLN, from the coding sequence ATGACCGTTCCTTCTGTTCAGCTCAACGACGGAAACTCCATCCCCCAGCTCGGCTACGGCGTGTTCCTCGTGCCCGCCGACGACGCCGAGCGCGCCGTGTCCGAGGCGCTCGAGGTCGGCTACCGCCACATCGACACCGCCGCCATCTACAAGAACGAAGAGGGTGTCGGCCGCGCGATCGCCGCCAGCGGCATCCCGCGCGACGAGCTCTTCGTGACCACGAAGCTCTGGAACGACCGGCACGACGGCGACGAGCCGCTCGCGGCGATCGATGAGAGCCTGCAGAAGCTGCAGCTCGACGCCGTCGACCTGTACCTCGTCCACTGGCCGACGCCGAAGAAGGACAACTACGTCCACGCGTGGCAGAAGCTGATCGAGATCCGCGACGCAGGCAAGACCCGCTCGATCGGCGTCTCGAACTTCCTCGTGCCGCACCTCGAGCGGATCGTCGCCGAGACCGGTGTCACCCCCGCGGTGAACCAGGTCGAGCTGCACCCTGCCCTCAGCCAGCGCGAGATCGCCGCCTGGGGCGCCGAGCACGACATGCACATCGAGTCGTGGGGCCCGCTCGGCCAGGGCAAGTACGACCTGTTCGAGATCCCCGCGGTGAAGGATGCCGCCGAGGCCCACGGCAAGAGCCCGGCCCAGGCGGTGCTGCGCTGGCACATCCAGCACGGCTTCATCGTCTTCCCCAAGTCGGTGCGTCGCGAGCGTCTCGAGGAGAACTTCGCCCTCTTCGACTTCGAGCTGACCGCCGACGAAATGGCCGCGATCGATGCCGTCGACCCGGGCGACGACTCCGGTCGCGTGGGTACGCACCCCGACGACCTGAACTGA
- the hydA gene encoding dihydropyrimidinase yields the protein MGTTLITGGTVVNATGTGAADVLIDGETIVAVLQPGSTLLGHDLAASVDTVVDATGKYVIPGGIDAHTHMQMPFGGTEASDTFETGTRAAAIGGTTSIVDFVVQYPEENILDRYQAWQDKAAGECAIDYGFHQILSDVQESSLTAMDELIAEGVTSFKLFMAYKGVFLSDDGQILRAFQKGADTGAMMMMHAENGAIIDVLVQQSLARGDASPYFHGTTRPWQAEEEATHRAIMIADITGAPLYVVHVSAKQAVEQIAEARDRGMNVFGETCPQYLYLSLEDQLGASSEEWGDFEGAKWVCSTPLRSKHEGHQHHMWQSLRTNDIQMVSTDHCPFCMKGQKDMGIGDFSQIPNGIGSVEHRMDLMYQGVVTGQITLPRWVELTSTTPARMFGMYGKKGVIQPGADGDVVVYDPNGHTSIGIGEGRSHHMNMDYSAWQGYEIDGRVDTVLSRGRVVVDGSGYVGSKGHGRYIARGLSQYLV from the coding sequence ATGGGCACCACCCTCATCACCGGCGGAACCGTCGTCAACGCCACGGGAACGGGAGCGGCAGACGTCCTCATCGACGGGGAGACGATCGTCGCCGTGCTGCAGCCGGGTTCCACCCTGCTCGGGCATGACCTCGCCGCCTCCGTCGACACCGTCGTGGATGCCACGGGGAAGTACGTCATCCCCGGCGGCATCGACGCGCACACGCACATGCAGATGCCGTTCGGGGGGACCGAGGCATCCGACACGTTCGAGACCGGCACGCGCGCCGCCGCGATCGGCGGGACGACGAGCATCGTCGACTTCGTCGTGCAGTACCCGGAGGAGAACATCCTCGACCGCTACCAGGCGTGGCAGGACAAGGCCGCGGGCGAGTGTGCGATCGACTACGGCTTCCACCAGATCCTCTCCGACGTGCAGGAGAGCTCGCTCACCGCGATGGACGAGCTCATCGCCGAGGGCGTGACGAGCTTCAAACTGTTCATGGCGTACAAGGGCGTGTTCCTCTCCGACGACGGGCAGATCCTCCGCGCCTTTCAGAAGGGCGCCGACACCGGCGCGATGATGATGATGCACGCCGAGAACGGCGCGATCATCGACGTGCTCGTGCAGCAGTCCCTCGCCCGCGGCGATGCGAGCCCGTACTTCCACGGCACCACCCGGCCGTGGCAGGCCGAGGAGGAGGCCACGCACCGCGCGATCATGATCGCCGACATCACCGGCGCTCCGCTGTACGTCGTGCACGTCAGCGCCAAGCAGGCGGTCGAGCAGATCGCCGAGGCCCGCGACCGGGGCATGAACGTGTTCGGCGAGACGTGCCCGCAGTACCTCTACCTGTCGCTCGAGGACCAGCTCGGCGCCTCGAGTGAGGAGTGGGGCGACTTCGAGGGCGCGAAGTGGGTGTGCTCCACGCCGTTGCGCTCGAAGCACGAGGGTCACCAGCACCACATGTGGCAGTCGCTGCGCACCAACGACATCCAGATGGTCTCGACCGACCACTGCCCCTTCTGCATGAAGGGCCAGAAGGACATGGGAATCGGCGACTTCTCCCAGATCCCCAACGGCATCGGCTCGGTCGAACACCGCATGGACCTCATGTATCAGGGCGTCGTCACCGGACAGATCACGCTGCCGCGCTGGGTGGAGCTGACCAGCACCACTCCCGCTCGCATGTTCGGCATGTACGGCAAGAAGGGCGTCATCCAACCCGGCGCCGACGGCGACGTCGTCGTCTACGACCCGAACGGTCACACCTCGATCGGCATCGGCGAAGGGCGCTCTCACCACATGAACATGGACTATTCGGCGTGGCAGGGCTACGAGATCGACGGTCGCGTCGACACGGTCCTCTCGCGCGGTCGTGTCGTCGTGGACGGCTCGGGGTACGTCGGCTCGAAGGGCCACGGCCGCTACATCGCCCGCGGCCTCAGCCAGTACCTGGTGTGA
- a CDS encoding TIGR03842 family LLM class F420-dependent oxidoreductase codes for MDFGVVLQTNPPAARTIQLSQLAEAHGFSHVWTFDSHLLWEEPYVVHSAILAATRRVTVGPFVTNPATRDWTVTASTFATLNEMYGNRTICGIGRGDSAVRVTNGRPTTLKALRESIHVIRELGNSRAVEYNGATLQFPWSRGSKLDVWVAAYGPLALKLTGEVGDGFILQLADLDIAEWMIATVRRAAEDAGRDPDEIAFCVAAPMYIGEDTPESRAHMREQCRWFGGMVGNHVADIVAKYGGDSDVPAALTDYIAGRTGYDYNSHGKSDNDHVDFVPDEIVDRFCVLGTAEEHIAKLEKLRALGVTQFAGYLQHDNKEETMRVYGETVIPALSAHVAAKR; via the coding sequence ATGGATTTCGGCGTCGTCCTGCAGACCAACCCGCCCGCCGCCCGCACGATCCAGCTGTCGCAGCTGGCCGAGGCGCACGGCTTCAGCCACGTGTGGACCTTCGACTCCCACCTGCTGTGGGAGGAGCCCTACGTCGTGCACTCGGCGATCCTGGCCGCCACCCGCCGGGTGACGGTGGGACCCTTCGTGACGAACCCGGCCACCCGCGACTGGACGGTCACGGCCTCCACCTTCGCCACGCTCAACGAGATGTACGGCAACCGCACGATCTGCGGCATCGGTCGCGGCGATTCCGCGGTGCGCGTCACCAACGGTCGCCCGACGACGCTGAAAGCGCTGCGCGAGTCGATCCATGTCATCCGCGAGCTCGGCAACTCGCGGGCGGTCGAGTACAACGGCGCCACCCTGCAGTTCCCCTGGAGCCGCGGCTCGAAGCTCGACGTGTGGGTCGCCGCCTACGGACCCCTCGCGCTCAAGCTCACCGGTGAGGTCGGCGACGGCTTCATCCTCCAGCTCGCCGACCTCGACATCGCCGAATGGATGATCGCGACCGTCCGCCGCGCGGCCGAGGATGCCGGACGCGACCCCGACGAGATCGCCTTCTGCGTGGCCGCGCCCATGTACATCGGCGAGGACACCCCCGAGAGCCGCGCGCACATGCGAGAGCAGTGCCGCTGGTTCGGCGGAATGGTCGGCAACCACGTCGCCGACATCGTCGCGAAGTACGGCGGCGACTCCGACGTCCCGGCCGCACTGACCGACTACATCGCCGGCCGCACCGGCTACGACTACAACTCCCACGGCAAGAGCGACAACGATCACGTCGACTTCGTGCCCGACGAGATCGTCGACCGGTTCTGCGTCCTCGGCACCGCCGAGGAGCACATCGCCAAGCTCGAGAAGCTGCGCGCCCTGGGGGTGACGCAGTTCGCCGGGTACCTCCAGCACGACAACAAGGAGGAGACGATGCGCGTGTACGGCGAGACGGTCATCCCCGCGCTGTCCGCGCACGTGGCGGCGAAACGGTGA
- a CDS encoding DUF255 domain-containing protein encodes MNRLANASSPYLRAHADNPVAWFPWGAEAFALAAERDVPVMVSIGYSTCHWCHVMARESFQDAETAGILNEGFVSIKVDREEHPDVDAAYLDAASAFTPHLGWPLTVFATPEGRVFYAGTYFPPTPRPPQASFRQVLAAVREAWTERRDEVHATGSSLRDALAAAVTSSADTSPTLDQLADAARTVAAREDREYAGFAAGPAFETPKFPNTPVLRFLQHPALAAEAPEAAAVASRALAAMVASDLHDTVEGGFFRYATRRDWSVPHYERMLTDNAGLVEVALAAGDEATATDAARFLVDVLQLPSGGIAAAQDSESIIHGVRNEGGYYRVADRSGLQPPALDAKVVTGWNGHAIAALAAAGTPTDPRFLEAARWVADAVLESNVADDGTLRRASLDEIRSTAPATLEDYGGLARGLLALARATGEVAYAERARALIDLCLGDDGIHPPGGGDPVLVAQGMQPHGVPSDGASPSGPSAFAAAALDLWRLGAGERYRAAAEVLVRAAAGSALSAPLAHGAILEVAVGLASAPRQVVVVGEPDAEIADAARRVAADVVAVVSPDQAVAFADAGFELFAGKTALSGEATAYDCRAFTCALPTTDPARLV; translated from the coding sequence ATGAACCGCCTCGCGAACGCCTCGAGCCCCTACCTCCGGGCCCACGCCGACAACCCCGTCGCGTGGTTCCCGTGGGGGGCCGAGGCGTTCGCGCTCGCGGCCGAGCGAGACGTCCCCGTGATGGTCTCGATCGGCTACAGCACCTGCCACTGGTGTCACGTCATGGCGCGCGAGTCGTTCCAGGATGCCGAGACCGCCGGCATCCTGAACGAGGGCTTCGTGTCGATCAAGGTCGACCGCGAGGAGCATCCCGACGTGGATGCCGCCTACCTCGACGCCGCGTCCGCGTTCACGCCGCACCTCGGGTGGCCGCTGACGGTGTTCGCGACGCCCGAGGGGCGCGTGTTCTACGCCGGCACGTACTTCCCGCCGACGCCGCGCCCGCCGCAGGCGTCGTTCCGGCAGGTGCTCGCCGCCGTCCGCGAGGCGTGGACCGAGCGCCGCGACGAGGTGCACGCCACGGGCTCCTCGCTCCGCGACGCCCTCGCCGCGGCGGTCACCTCGTCCGCCGACACCTCGCCGACCCTCGACCAGCTCGCTGACGCTGCCCGGACGGTCGCCGCCCGCGAGGACCGCGAGTACGCGGGGTTCGCCGCGGGCCCGGCGTTCGAGACCCCGAAGTTCCCCAACACCCCGGTCCTGCGGTTCCTCCAGCACCCCGCGCTGGCGGCGGAGGCCCCGGAGGCCGCGGCCGTGGCATCCCGAGCCCTCGCCGCCATGGTGGCGTCCGACCTGCACGACACCGTCGAGGGCGGCTTCTTCCGCTACGCGACCCGCCGCGACTGGAGCGTTCCGCACTACGAGCGCATGCTCACCGACAACGCCGGCCTCGTCGAGGTCGCCCTCGCCGCCGGCGACGAGGCGACCGCCACCGACGCGGCCCGCTTCCTCGTCGACGTGCTGCAGCTCCCCTCCGGCGGGATCGCCGCCGCGCAAGACTCCGAGTCGATCATCCACGGCGTGCGCAACGAGGGCGGGTACTACCGCGTCGCCGACCGATCGGGGCTGCAGCCTCCGGCCCTCGACGCGAAGGTGGTGACCGGCTGGAACGGCCACGCGATCGCGGCGCTCGCCGCCGCCGGAACCCCCACCGACCCGCGCTTCCTCGAAGCCGCGCGGTGGGTCGCCGACGCGGTGCTCGAGAGCAACGTCGCCGACGACGGCACGCTCCGTCGCGCGTCTCTCGACGAGATCCGCTCCACGGCTCCCGCCACGCTCGAGGATTACGGCGGACTCGCTCGCGGCCTCCTCGCCCTCGCGCGCGCCACCGGCGAGGTCGCCTACGCCGAGCGCGCCCGGGCGCTGATCGATCTCTGCCTCGGTGACGACGGCATCCATCCTCCGGGCGGTGGCGACCCGGTGCTCGTCGCGCAGGGGATGCAGCCGCACGGCGTCCCGAGCGACGGCGCGTCGCCTTCCGGTCCCTCGGCCTTCGCCGCCGCGGCTCTCGATCTGTGGCGGCTCGGGGCGGGTGAGCGGTATCGCGCCGCGGCAGAGGTGCTCGTGCGCGCGGCGGCGGGCTCGGCGCTGTCGGCGCCGCTCGCGCACGGCGCGATCCTCGAGGTGGCGGTGGGGCTGGCATCCGCCCCCCGTCAGGTCGTCGTCGTGGGCGAACCGGATGCCGAGATCGCCGACGCCGCGCGCCGCGTCGCCGCCGACGTGGTCGCGGTGGTGTCACCCGACCAGGCTGTCGCGTTCGCCGACGCCGGCTTCGAGCTGTTCGCGGGAAAGACCGCGCTGAGCGGGGAGGCCACCGCCTACGACTGCCGCGCATTCACGTGTGCGCTGCCGACGACGGATCCCGCGCGGCTGGTCTGA